In Roseinatronobacter monicus, a genomic segment contains:
- a CDS encoding IS1182 family transposase encodes MAGFIEGLDRQQTMLLPEHLDDYVDENSPVRAIDAFLDMLDLAMLGFTVQPSPTGRPGYHPGLLLRIYLYGYLNQIQSSRRLERECGRNLELIWLTGRLKPDFKTIADFRKDNGPAIRKTCQQFVALCRNMGLLDGDVVAIDGSRFKALNSKAKNYTRGKLRQKLDEIDKAIERYLGELDRADAVFEQTGTVLPEARMERTLRKLEHLKKEAVRYRSIEQRMDETGESQVSLSDPDARSMATTARMPRIVGYNVQTAVEADHHLIVAHEVTMLGFDRDALSMMAVAAGDEMTTDQLTAIADKGYYKGEEIVVSEEAGISVVVPKPMTSNSGARGQFDKADFAYDAAKDVYICPAGEDLIYRFTSQQDDKAIRSYWSGACADCVIKDKCTTGKERRVRRWEHEAVLERVQARLDADPGQLAVRSMTVEHPYGTIKSWMGATHFKMRTLKKVATEMALHVLAYNMTRVMNIMGIPAMIAAMKA; translated from the coding sequence ATGGCGGGATTTATCGAAGGTTTGGACCGCCAGCAGACGATGTTGCTGCCTGAACATCTGGACGATTATGTTGATGAGAACAGCCCGGTCCGCGCCATTGATGCCTTTCTCGACATGCTTGATCTCGCGATGCTTGGCTTCACTGTGCAGCCATCGCCGACCGGTCGGCCAGGCTATCATCCTGGGCTGTTGCTGCGGATTTATCTTTACGGGTATTTGAACCAGATCCAGTCATCACGGCGGCTGGAACGAGAATGCGGTCGGAACCTGGAACTCATTTGGCTGACCGGTCGGTTGAAGCCGGATTTCAAGACGATTGCTGATTTTCGTAAGGATAACGGGCCTGCGATCCGCAAAACCTGCCAGCAATTTGTTGCCCTATGCCGCAACATGGGTTTGCTCGACGGCGATGTTGTCGCGATTGATGGCAGCCGCTTTAAAGCGCTGAACTCCAAGGCCAAGAATTACACGCGCGGCAAGCTGCGCCAGAAGCTCGATGAGATTGATAAAGCAATCGAGCGTTATCTGGGCGAGTTGGATCGTGCTGATGCGGTGTTTGAGCAGACGGGCACTGTGCTGCCAGAGGCCCGCATGGAACGCACCCTGAGAAAGCTGGAACATCTGAAAAAAGAGGCGGTCCGCTACCGATCAATTGAACAGCGCATGGATGAGACTGGTGAAAGCCAGGTCTCGCTCAGCGACCCTGACGCCAGATCAATGGCAACAACAGCGCGCATGCCGCGCATTGTCGGCTACAATGTTCAGACCGCTGTCGAAGCCGATCACCATCTGATCGTCGCACATGAAGTCACCATGCTTGGGTTTGATCGGGACGCTTTATCGATGATGGCGGTAGCCGCGGGCGATGAAATGACGACAGATCAACTCACGGCAATCGCGGACAAAGGCTACTACAAGGGGGAGGAAATCGTCGTCAGCGAAGAGGCTGGCATCTCGGTTGTCGTTCCCAAACCCATGACATCAAATTCCGGTGCGCGCGGCCAGTTTGACAAGGCAGACTTCGCGTATGACGCCGCAAAGGATGTCTACATCTGCCCAGCGGGCGAGGATTTGATTTACAGATTTACCAGTCAACAAGACGACAAAGCCATCAGATCATACTGGTCGGGCGCATGTGCTGATTGCGTCATCAAGGACAAATGCACGACCGGCAAGGAACGCCGCGTGCGCCGGTGGGAACACGAGGCTGTCCTTGAGCGCGTTCAGGCGCGGCTGGATGCCGACCCGGGCCAATTGGCTGTCCGAAGCATGACGGTAGAGCACCCCTACGGCACGATTAAATCATGGATGGGTGCTACGCATTTCAAAATGCGGACCCTGAAAAAGGTGGCGACGGAAATGGCGCTGCATGTGCTGGCCTATAACATGACCCGTGTCATGAACATCATGGGCATTCCGGCGATGATCGCGGCGATGAAGGCGTAA
- a CDS encoding cation transporter — translation MKKILALALFGLTAVVPMAVGPAAAQSVATEHSVTFTVENMTCALCPVTVKRAMEGVEGVRAVEIDFAARTATVLFDTASTSAEAIAAASANAGYPALVEG, via the coding sequence ATGAAGAAGATACTTGCCCTTGCCCTGTTTGGTCTGACGGCCGTGGTGCCGATGGCCGTGGGTCCCGCCGCGGCGCAGTCGGTCGCCACCGAGCATAGCGTGACCTTTACGGTCGAGAACATGACCTGCGCGCTCTGCCCGGTGACGGTGAAGCGTGCGATGGAGGGAGTCGAGGGCGTGCGCGCTGTCGAGATCGACTTTGCCGCCCGTACCGCCACCGTACTGTTCGATACGGCATCGACAAGCGCCGAGGCCATTGCTGCCGCCTCTGCCAACGCAGGTTATCCTGCGCTCGTTGAGGGCTGA
- a CDS encoding H-NS family nucleoid-associated regulatory protein produces the protein MADFDLEALSLTELRKLHKDIAKAITTYEDRQKAETRAKVEAFARELGYSLAELMGEDAKPKRAPAPAKYRHPENPALTWSGRGRKPLWFVEALEAGKTAEDMAIG, from the coding sequence ATGGCTGATTTCGATCTCGAGGCGCTGTCGCTCACGGAACTGCGCAAATTGCACAAGGACATCGCCAAGGCGATCACCACCTACGAGGACCGGCAAAAGGCAGAAACCCGCGCCAAGGTGGAAGCATTCGCCAGAGAGCTGGGCTATTCGCTGGCCGAACTCATGGGCGAGGATGCAAAACCCAAGCGTGCGCCCGCCCCGGCGAAATACCGCCACCCTGAGAACCCGGCGCTCACCTGGTCCGGCCGGGGGCGCAAACCGCTGTGGTTTGTGGAGGCGCTGGAGGCGGGCAAAACCGCAGAGGACATGGCCATCGGGTGA
- a CDS encoding MerR family transcriptional regulator gives MSGHKSESGLSRGELARATGSNIETIRYYEKTGLLPDPPRTGAGYRVYSAAHALRLRFILRARELGFSMDDIRGLLGLGDGAAPTCSEVKYRTERHLSDVRAKIADLKRIEAVLAQTAAQCSGDQVPQCPVLRTLAGD, from the coding sequence ATGTCCGGTCACAAGAGCGAGAGTGGCCTGTCGCGCGGCGAACTTGCCCGCGCGACAGGCAGCAACATCGAGACGATCCGCTACTACGAGAAAACCGGCCTGCTGCCCGACCCGCCGCGAACGGGCGCGGGCTACCGTGTCTATTCAGCGGCCCACGCCCTGCGCCTTCGATTCATCCTGCGCGCCCGCGAACTCGGCTTCTCCATGGACGACATCCGCGGGCTTCTGGGGCTGGGGGATGGTGCCGCGCCAACGTGCTCAGAGGTCAAGTACCGGACGGAACGGCATCTTTCGGATGTGCGGGCGAAAATCGCGGACCTGAAGCGGATCGAGGCGGTTCTGGCCCAGACCGCAGCGCAATGCTCTGGCGATCAGGTGCCGCAGTGCCCAGTACTCAGGACGCTTGCCGGGGACTGA
- a CDS encoding transporter substrate-binding domain-containing protein, with amino-acid sequence MKRRSFIRSVGAVGAMATTGVLGAPALISGGGRAFAANGEIPIGLLFSLTGEVAVVERTLHDAALLAIEEINAAGGIHGMQLRTFIEDPASDPATYADRARRLMIRDNCVSVFGSYTSASRQAVLPVVEGRNNLYWYPTLYEGRECSRNVMYGGAVPNQQQQEFVPWLKENFGGRFYLIGNNYVYPREENNVCKMILAQIGGEAVHEEYVPLGHSDFSSVINRIRSEQPDVIFCTLVGDSDVAFARQYRAAGFDPEKMPCASLTRSEVEVAAIGGDAAAGHFSSAPYFMGHQSTENERFVEAYRSRFGANEVTHFVSEAAYFQVYQFKAALEKLDPANITPEAIRDASVGTTITAPQGEIVIDPNLHTHLWPKIARWKSDGQAEVLVQSGARVAPEPYWAYEGETCTGEGLIRG; translated from the coding sequence ATGAAGCGTCGCAGTTTTATACGAAGTGTCGGAGCCGTAGGCGCGATGGCAACAACAGGTGTACTCGGTGCCCCAGCACTTATTTCCGGTGGCGGTCGAGCGTTTGCAGCAAATGGAGAAATCCCGATTGGATTGCTGTTTTCATTGACAGGTGAAGTCGCCGTTGTTGAGCGAACGCTTCATGATGCAGCGTTGCTGGCCATTGAAGAAATCAATGCGGCCGGCGGAATACACGGAATGCAATTGAGGACATTCATTGAGGATCCGGCATCAGATCCGGCGACATATGCTGATCGTGCGCGCCGGTTGATGATCCGTGATAATTGCGTCAGCGTGTTCGGTTCTTACACATCCGCAAGCCGACAGGCAGTGTTGCCAGTCGTAGAGGGGCGAAACAATCTTTACTGGTACCCAACTCTCTACGAAGGCCGTGAGTGTTCGCGCAACGTCATGTACGGCGGCGCTGTTCCAAACCAACAGCAGCAGGAGTTTGTGCCATGGCTGAAAGAAAATTTTGGTGGCCGTTTCTATCTGATTGGTAATAACTACGTCTATCCGCGCGAGGAAAACAACGTATGTAAGATGATCCTTGCCCAGATTGGCGGGGAGGCGGTTCACGAAGAATATGTCCCTCTTGGGCATTCTGATTTCAGCTCAGTTATAAACCGGATCCGTTCGGAACAACCCGATGTCATCTTTTGCACTCTGGTCGGCGACTCGGATGTGGCCTTCGCGCGGCAATATCGCGCTGCTGGCTTCGATCCAGAAAAGATGCCTTGCGCCAGCCTTACGCGCTCAGAAGTTGAAGTTGCAGCAATCGGTGGTGACGCCGCAGCCGGACATTTTTCGTCGGCACCATATTTCATGGGTCACCAGTCTACTGAAAACGAACGCTTTGTCGAAGCGTATCGCTCGCGCTTCGGTGCAAATGAAGTGACGCATTTTGTCTCAGAGGCTGCCTATTTCCAAGTCTATCAGTTCAAGGCAGCGCTGGAGAAACTCGATCCCGCAAACATCACCCCTGAGGCAATACGCGATGCATCAGTCGGAACCACGATCACCGCACCTCAGGGTGAAATAGTAATCGATCCCAATCTGCACACACATCTCTGGCCCAAAATCGCTCGCTGGAAGTCGGACGGACAAGCAGAAGTTCTGGTACAGTCTGGGGCACGCGTGGCGCCAGAACCCTACTGGGCCTATGAGGGGGAAACTTGTACCGGAGAAGGTCTCATCCGAGGCTAA
- the merF gene encoding mercury resistance system transport protein MerF, which translates to MASPDDRKLLGIGIVGTVIAALCCFTPVLVILLGVVGLSAVLGWIDYVLFPALAFFIALTVYAVWRRQRRQNHT; encoded by the coding sequence ATGGCCAGTCCTGACGACCGCAAGCTGCTCGGCATCGGGATTGTTGGCACCGTCATAGCCGCGCTCTGCTGCTTCACGCCGGTGCTGGTCATCCTTCTGGGGGTTGTCGGCCTGTCTGCGGTGCTGGGCTGGATCGACTATGTGCTGTTTCCGGCGCTCGCCTTCTTCATCGCGCTGACCGTCTACGCCGTCTGGCGCAGGCAGCGGCGTCAGAATCACACCTGA
- a CDS encoding SH3 domain-containing protein translates to MKFKVTEDWTATYVDPIVLQAGDVLYLTGRKENWDGYIWLWAKSAGGLEGWIPDTIVRKANDGCAAAEDYNAAELTCQVGEIVTGEKETHGWVFCRSADGSAGWVPLKNLVSSVE, encoded by the coding sequence ATGAAGTTCAAGGTTACAGAGGACTGGACAGCCACTTATGTTGATCCAATAGTTTTACAGGCCGGCGACGTGCTTTATCTCACGGGTCGTAAGGAAAACTGGGATGGCTACATCTGGCTATGGGCGAAATCCGCAGGCGGTCTGGAGGGCTGGATACCCGATACCATCGTAAGAAAAGCAAACGATGGCTGTGCAGCAGCTGAAGATTATAATGCTGCTGAACTTACTTGTCAGGTGGGCGAAATTGTTACAGGCGAAAAGGAAACACACGGCTGGGTATTCTGCCGGTCAGCGGACGGTTCTGCCGGTTGGGTTCCGCTGAAAAACCTTGTGTCGAGTGTCGAGTAA
- a CDS encoding HU family DNA-binding protein, producing MVRSELIAQLASHYPDLTHRQITAVVDAVFDEITDALARGNRVEFRGFGVFAPKQRGGRIGRNPKTGESVQVAPKQIAMFRASKALLARLNGET from the coding sequence ATGGTCAGATCAGAATTGATTGCGCAGCTCGCGTCGCACTATCCTGACCTCACGCACAGGCAGATTACGGCAGTTGTAGATGCGGTCTTTGATGAAATCACTGATGCCCTGGCGCGTGGTAATAGGGTCGAGTTCAGAGGCTTTGGTGTCTTCGCGCCGAAGCAGCGTGGCGGGCGTATAGGGCGAAATCCGAAAACTGGGGAATCTGTTCAGGTTGCGCCCAAGCAGATTGCGATGTTTCGCGCCTCCAAGGCGCTTCTGGCGCGCCTCAATGGTGAGACCTGA
- a CDS encoding single-stranded DNA-binding protein: protein MQNIVILAGNIGQKPETRTTQGGTKITNFSLATSRPRLSEGRVLRDENGYRVMDTEWHRITCFNGLGKTVAEHCEKGMKLLVHGRIHYTKWTDAAGNDRYGCEIIAEKVDFLSRPKSAESENPELVDRDDEIPF, encoded by the coding sequence ATGCAAAACATCGTCATCCTCGCTGGCAACATTGGCCAAAAACCCGAAACCCGCACCACCCAAGGTGGCACAAAGATCACCAATTTCAGCCTCGCCACCTCCCGCCCCCGCCTCTCGGAAGGTCGCGTGCTGCGCGACGAGAACGGCTACCGGGTCATGGACACGGAATGGCACCGCATCACCTGCTTCAATGGCCTCGGCAAGACGGTCGCGGAGCACTGCGAAAAGGGCATGAAGCTCCTGGTCCATGGCCGCATCCACTACACGAAATGGACCGACGCCGCAGGCAACGACCGCTACGGCTGCGAAATCATCGCCGAGAAGGTCGATTTCCTGAGCCGCCCGAAATCGGCCGAGAGTGAAAACCCCGAGCTGGTCGACCGCGACGACGAGATCCCGTTCTGA
- the merA gene encoding mercury(II) reductase — MTDTYDYDLIVIGAGSAGFSAAITAAEAGKRLALIGHGTIGGTCVNVGCVPSKTMIRAAEALHGAKAAERFPGLQGEARVDDWAALVAAKDDLVGTLREKKYADLLPGYENVTYIDEGPARLVDGGVEVGERKVTAPKIIIATGGRPAVPEIAGIDAVPTLDSTQLLDLETLPESLIFLGGGYVGVELAQMMARMGVAVTIVCRSRLLPQAEPEVGGALADALRAEGVLIMDGVAYGGARRNSDRAILIVMRNGETHDLTADHIVLTTGRRPNTEGLGLVEMGIKTDAHGAVVVGDDMQTTRPGIYAAGDVTDRDQFVYMAAYGAKLAARNAVLGGVERYDSAAMPWVVFTDPQVAGAGLTEAQAIKAGRTVKTSLISLNNVPRALAARDTRGLIKLLADAETDHLLGGVIMAPEGADCVQTLVMALKFGMTIKALGETIFPYLTTVEGLKLAAQTFDKDVAKLSCCAG, encoded by the coding sequence GTGACAGACACATATGACTACGATCTGATTGTGATTGGCGCCGGATCGGCGGGGTTTTCCGCAGCGATCACGGCGGCCGAAGCGGGCAAACGTTTGGCGTTGATCGGTCATGGCACAATTGGCGGCACCTGTGTCAACGTCGGCTGTGTTCCGTCCAAGACGATGATCCGCGCCGCCGAGGCCCTGCATGGTGCGAAAGCCGCAGAGCGGTTTCCCGGCTTGCAGGGAGAGGCACGGGTGGATGATTGGGCGGCGCTGGTCGCGGCCAAGGACGATCTGGTCGGGACGCTGCGGGAGAAGAAGTACGCCGACCTGCTGCCAGGTTATGAGAACGTCACCTATATCGACGAAGGCCCTGCGCGGCTGGTGGATGGCGGAGTCGAGGTCGGAGAGCGTAAGGTTACTGCGCCCAAGATCATAATTGCCACGGGCGGTCGGCCTGCGGTGCCAGAGATCGCGGGGATCGATGCGGTGCCGACGCTTGATAGCACGCAGTTGCTGGACCTTGAGACCCTGCCCGAAAGTCTGATCTTTCTTGGCGGGGGCTATGTTGGCGTGGAACTGGCGCAGATGATGGCCCGCATGGGCGTTGCGGTGACGATTGTCTGCCGCTCGCGTCTGTTGCCGCAGGCTGAGCCGGAGGTGGGCGGGGCACTGGCCGATGCACTGCGCGCCGAGGGCGTGTTAATCATGGATGGCGTTGCCTATGGGGGGGCACGGCGCAACAGCGATCGGGCGATCCTGATCGTGATGCGGAATGGCGAAACCCATGATCTGACGGCCGATCATATCGTCCTGACCACCGGGCGCAGGCCCAACACCGAAGGGCTAGGACTGGTCGAGATGGGCATAAAGACTGACGCACACGGCGCGGTCGTGGTTGGAGATGACATGCAAACCACCCGCCCCGGCATCTATGCAGCGGGCGATGTGACCGACCGCGACCAGTTCGTCTACATGGCTGCCTATGGTGCCAAACTCGCCGCGCGCAATGCCGTGCTGGGCGGCGTCGAGCGGTATGACAGCGCCGCCATGCCCTGGGTGGTGTTCACCGATCCACAGGTGGCGGGCGCGGGCCTGACCGAGGCACAGGCGATCAAGGCCGGCCGCACCGTCAAGACCAGCCTCATCAGCCTCAACAACGTGCCCCGCGCCCTGGCCGCGCGCGATACGCGGGGCCTGATCAAGCTGTTGGCGGACGCAGAAACCGATCACCTGCTGGGCGGGGTGATCATGGCACCCGAGGGCGCGGACTGCGTCCAGACGCTTGTCATGGCACTGAAGTTCGGCATGACGATCAAGGCACTTGGCGAGACGATCTTTCCCTATCTCACCACGGTTGAGGGGCTGAAACTTGCCGCGCAGACCTTCGACAAGGACGTGGCAAAGCTGTCCTGCTGCGCGGGGTAG
- a CDS encoding mercuric transporter MerT family protein — MSIAEDKTSSTVPGRPARKGWFAAGGVVGAFLASACCIGPLVLLTLGISGAWIGNLTALEPYKPIFAVIALGFIAAGFWQVYFRQPTVCEPGSYCARPNSARITKTLLWASLALVLAALTINWWAPLLY, encoded by the coding sequence ATGAGCATTGCGGAAGACAAGACAAGTAGCACGGTTCCGGGTCGCCCGGCGCGCAAGGGCTGGTTCGCGGCAGGCGGTGTTGTCGGGGCGTTTCTCGCCTCGGCCTGCTGCATCGGACCTCTTGTGCTGCTGACACTGGGGATTTCCGGCGCGTGGATCGGCAACCTGACAGCGCTGGAGCCCTACAAGCCGATCTTCGCTGTCATTGCGCTCGGCTTCATCGCGGCGGGGTTTTGGCAGGTGTATTTCCGCCAGCCCACAGTCTGCGAGCCCGGGTCCTACTGCGCGCGGCCCAACTCGGCCCGGATCACCAAGACCCTGCTCTGGGCGTCGCTCGCCCTCGTTCTGGCCGCTCTCACCATCAATTGGTGGGCGCCGCTTCTCTACTGA
- a CDS encoding SEL1-like repeat protein, with translation MRQSGLLVGALLFFMSGNATAQDAQRGIDAYRAGDFAEAYAQWLPLALAGDATWQFNIAVLYANGQGVARDPGTALEWFEAAANNGEQRAQIIMAEHYESFDFSARGMAQPRAIHWRRQAALSGHAISMAILARHLELGYPDGEGFFEDHDEATHWYDQALVHLEREIRENDDLEAMYQLAAILDRGPLSIESDRARAAQLFERYVAQTGSRAVMHNLGNIYRNSTAVRDLALSHHWYRRAGLAGLAFSQTEVAGMYFDGEGVAPDVEKALLWYVIGAQNNSGHRIFAIDEAIDALPAEDRALLQRRAERCIEQDYRDCGL, from the coding sequence ATGCGACAATCAGGCTTGCTGGTCGGTGCTTTGCTTTTTTTCATGTCTGGCAATGCCACCGCACAGGACGCCCAGCGCGGGATCGATGCCTATCGCGCCGGCGATTTCGCGGAGGCCTATGCGCAATGGCTGCCGCTGGCGCTGGCGGGCGACGCCACCTGGCAGTTCAATATAGCCGTGCTCTATGCCAATGGCCAGGGCGTGGCGCGTGATCCGGGCACCGCGCTGGAATGGTTCGAGGCTGCCGCAAACAACGGCGAGCAGCGCGCGCAGATCATCATGGCCGAGCATTACGAAAGTTTTGACTTTTCAGCGCGTGGCATGGCGCAGCCTCGGGCGATCCATTGGCGGCGACAGGCGGCGCTGTCAGGTCATGCCATCTCGATGGCCATTTTGGCGAGGCATCTGGAGTTAGGGTATCCTGATGGCGAAGGCTTCTTCGAGGATCATGACGAGGCCACGCACTGGTACGACCAGGCGCTGGTTCATCTTGAGCGCGAGATACGCGAGAATGATGACCTGGAGGCGATGTATCAACTCGCTGCGATCCTGGATCGCGGCCCTCTCTCCATCGAGTCCGACCGCGCCCGCGCAGCGCAATTATTCGAGCGTTACGTCGCCCAGACTGGCTCTAGGGCGGTGATGCACAATCTGGGGAATATCTACCGCAATTCAACCGCGGTTCGGGATCTGGCCTTGTCCCATCACTGGTACCGGCGCGCCGGGCTCGCGGGCTTGGCGTTTTCGCAAACCGAAGTTGCCGGCATGTATTTCGATGGCGAAGGCGTCGCGCCCGACGTGGAAAAGGCGCTGCTCTGGTATGTCATCGGCGCACAAAACAATTCCGGCCACAGAATTTTCGCCATCGATGAGGCGATCGATGCGCTGCCCGCGGAAGATCGCGCGCTTTTGCAAAGACGCGCCGAGCGCTGCATCGAACAGGACTACCGCGATTGCGGCCTGTGA
- a CDS encoding N-acyl homoserine lactonase family protein → MHREHRYGSPLPTLLWVLLSRRWVDGVPVHFFAIDHRDGLVLFDTGLDPACASNPREYLGSALGVFFLNRLFRWQIRPEDNVTDQLALMGHDAGAVRKVVFSHLHFDHTGCIDHLLHAELIAPRREWQALTRPKAERSWYLRQHVDLPGAQWTLFDMAPCDDPDLASFDGCLDVMGDGSIMILPTPGHTAGSVSMLLRSAGMPPILLIADLAFELDMLMADHMPGVGEDFDAMRDSYARVRALRERLPGLIVLPSHDMETAARLSEALPA, encoded by the coding sequence ATGCACCGCGAGCACAGGTATGGCTCCCCGCTGCCAACATTGCTTTGGGTGCTTCTGTCGCGACGCTGGGTCGACGGGGTGCCGGTGCATTTCTTCGCCATCGACCATCGCGACGGGCTGGTGTTGTTCGACACGGGCCTCGACCCGGCCTGCGCAAGCAATCCACGGGAGTATCTGGGCAGCGCACTGGGAGTATTCTTCCTCAACCGTCTGTTTCGCTGGCAGATCCGCCCCGAGGACAACGTCACCGATCAGCTGGCCTTGATGGGACATGATGCCGGGGCGGTGCGCAAGGTGGTGTTCTCGCATCTGCATTTCGACCATACCGGCTGCATCGATCACCTGCTCCATGCCGAACTCATTGCGCCACGGCGCGAATGGCAGGCACTGACCCGGCCCAAGGCTGAGCGCAGCTGGTATCTGCGCCAGCACGTCGACCTGCCGGGCGCGCAATGGACCCTGTTCGACATGGCGCCATGCGATGACCCTGATCTTGCGTCGTTCGATGGCTGTCTCGATGTCATGGGTGATGGCTCGATCATGATCCTGCCGACCCCGGGTCACACGGCGGGGTCGGTATCGATGCTGTTGCGCAGCGCCGGTATGCCTCCGATTCTGCTGATTGCCGATCTTGCCTTCGAACTCGACATGCTCATGGCCGATCACATGCCCGGCGTGGGCGAGGATTTCGACGCGATGCGCGACTCCTACGCCCGGGTGCGCGCCCTGCGCGAGCGGCTGCCGGGGCTGATTGTATTGCCCAGTCATGACATGGAAACCGCCGCCCGCCTTTCGGAAGCGTTGCCTGCCTGA
- a CDS encoding DUF932 domain-containing protein gives MGVVEVLDPVAPTRAGGWKVDVSRGERNGRVSSEWFNRPDDERYLSLDDLWADVKGRSERSRSRVVQTADIRVEAARDNPERLHLMLPKAQEPVAPTHWAFGQLASIVGAPASYLRQLPAPLAGINLQYGLTNHRAEQVKTFETEDGRTELRAITGFSYGRIHDHELVEAVQRIAGNGTGDTRWKVPGVLDWSTGVYNPDVEISRDTTTLYASDRDVFLFLVDDRNPIEAGKLPDGSPDLYFRGFYCWNSEVGAKTLGMASFYLRAVCQNRNLWGVEDFQEIRIRHSKYAASRFAHEAAPALTRFANSSPQGFVNGIKAARQQIVARSDEDRADFLRKRGFSKAESGKIIEKVLMEEGRPPESIFDFVQGITRLARDKTQQDARLDMEGRAKKLLDRVG, from the coding sequence ATGGGTGTTGTGGAAGTTCTGGATCCGGTCGCGCCGACGCGGGCTGGCGGCTGGAAAGTGGATGTGAGCCGAGGCGAGCGGAACGGGCGGGTGTCGTCCGAATGGTTCAACCGGCCGGATGATGAGCGGTATCTGTCGCTCGACGATCTCTGGGCCGATGTGAAAGGCCGGTCCGAGCGCAGCCGGAGCCGGGTGGTGCAGACCGCCGACATCCGGGTCGAGGCCGCGCGCGACAACCCCGAGCGGTTGCACCTGATGTTGCCGAAGGCGCAAGAACCGGTCGCACCCACGCATTGGGCCTTCGGCCAGCTTGCCAGCATCGTCGGTGCACCAGCGTCCTACCTGCGGCAGCTGCCTGCGCCGCTTGCGGGGATCAACCTGCAATATGGTCTGACCAACCACCGCGCTGAGCAGGTGAAGACTTTCGAGACGGAAGATGGCCGGACCGAACTGCGCGCGATAACGGGTTTCAGCTACGGCAGGATCCATGACCATGAACTGGTTGAGGCGGTGCAGCGCATCGCGGGCAATGGCACCGGTGATACGCGGTGGAAGGTGCCGGGCGTGCTGGACTGGTCGACGGGCGTCTATAACCCCGATGTCGAAATCAGCCGCGACACGACCACGCTCTATGCCTCGGACCGCGACGTCTTCCTGTTCCTGGTCGACGATCGCAACCCGATCGAGGCGGGCAAGCTGCCCGATGGCTCGCCCGATCTCTACTTCCGGGGGTTTTACTGCTGGAACTCCGAGGTTGGGGCCAAGACCCTCGGAATGGCGAGCTTTTACCTGCGGGCGGTGTGCCAGAACCGCAACCTCTGGGGCGTCGAGGATTTTCAGGAGATCAGGATCCGGCATTCGAAATACGCGGCATCGCGTTTCGCACATGAGGCAGCCCCGGCGCTGACGCGGTTTGCCAATTCCTCGCCGCAGGGGTTTGTGAACGGCATCAAGGCCGCGCGGCAGCAGATCGTGGCGCGCAGCGATGAGGATCGCGCGGATTTCCTGCGCAAGCGCGGCTTCTCGAAGGCGGAGTCTGGCAAGATCATCGAGAAGGTGCTGATGGAAGAGGGCCGCCCGCCCGAGAGCATCTTCGACTTCGTGCAGGGCATCACGCGGCTGGCGCGCGACAAGACCCAGCAGGATGCCCGCCTCGACATGGAAGGGCGGGCCAAGAAGCTGCTCGACCGGGTCGGATGA